The Erpetoichthys calabaricus chromosome 13, fErpCal1.3, whole genome shotgun sequence genome has a window encoding:
- the klhl38a gene encoding kelch-like protein 38, which yields MNEESPKGLTFFDREFSSDLLAQLNSLRQDEVFTDVMLCTGDREFSCHRNVLVSSSPYFKAMFCSNFRERFLSKITLPGISSDALSQLLDYVYTGTITITTEGVLPLMETAALLQYSRLFEACSSFLLGLLNPKNCLSMIRLSEAFGCSKLGQKAKDIALRRFSDVAASEEFRELSLRDLIDYLGDDQLCLQEEQVFEVLMAWIHCDLQSRKDSILDLFRNVRLQHVHPTYLFQFIANEPLIKRSAVCTGLIEALRRTTALSLPKAPRRCASHESLVLVGGRKNNQQTARDVLLYEEASQKWQWLSKLPLRLYKSSSVLVHGVLYILGGLVMNGRKAEVTSNVYTFSFKSHQWRRADPMLEPHYAHTSIASMNYIFVLGGLGLAKQVSNDVERYNIVYNLWEAMAPMPVAVLHPAVAVKDQRIYVFGGEDAKQYPVRLIQVYHMTRNLWHRLETRTVKNVYAPAAVLDDRIFIVGGYTRRMIAYDPKTNTFTNCASLKERRMHHGATVIDNKLYITGGRFVTSFNVIQDSDCVDCYDPKTDCWSSKGRLPYKVFDHGVHAFPRVGGEETPV from the exons ATGAATGAAGAGTCCCCAAAAGGCCTCACCTTCTTTGACAGAGAATTTTCATCAGACCTCCTCGCGCAGCTCAACTCTCTTCGACAAGATGAGGTCTTTACTGATGTCATGCTCTGCACGGGCGACAGGGAGTTTTCCTGTCATCGCAATGTTCTCGTTTCAAGCAGCCCTTACTTCAAAGCGATGTTCTGCAGCAACTTCCGAGAACGTTTTCTATCAAAAATCACATTGCCAGGGATTTCGTCCGATGCCCTAAGTCAACTTTTGGATTACGTTTATACTGGGACGATCACAATAACAACAGAAGGCGTGCTGCCCTTGATGGAAACGGCAGCACTTTTGCAGTACTCCCGTCTCTTTGAGGCCTGTTCTTCCTTCCTCCTGGGACTTCTAAATCCCAAGAACTGCCTGAGCATGATCCGGCTCTCCGAAGCATTTGGCTGCAGTAAGCTCGGCCAGAAGGCCAAAGACATTGCGTTGCGCAGATTTTCTGACGTGGCTGCATCGGAAGAGTTCAGGGAGCTCTCTTTGAGAGATCTGATTGATTATCTGGGCGACGATCAGCTGTGTCTCCAGGAGGAGCAGGTCTTTGAGGTGTTAATGGCATGGATTCACTGTGACCTGCAAAGCAGGAAGGACTCGATCCTTGATCTCTTCAGAAACGTCAGACTGCAGCACGTCCACCCAACGTATCTGTTCCAATTCATAGCCAACGAACCGCTGATTAAGCGTTCCGCCGTCTGCACCGGTTTGATAGAAGCTTTACGACGCACAACGGCACTCAGTCTCCCCAAAGCCCCACGACGGTGCGCAAGTCATGAAAGCCTGGTCCTGGTCGGAGGGAGAAAGAACAACCAGCAAACCGCCAGAGATGTCTTACTCTACGAAGAAGCCTCTCAGAAGTGGCAGTGGCTCTCAAAGTTGCCGCTGCGCCTTTACAAGTCTTCTTCGGTGCTCGTTCACGGCGTCCTCTATATTTTGGGGGGCCTGGTCATGAACGGAAGGAAGGCGGAAGTCACTTCCAACGTGTACACGTTCTCTTTCAAATCGCATCAGTGGAGGCGAGCGGACCCCATGCTCGAGCCGCATTACGCTCACACGAGCATCGCTTCGATGAACTACATCTTTGTCCTTGGGGGTCTCGGGCTGGCGAAGCAAGTCTCCAATGACGTGGAAAGATATAACATCGTCTACAACCTTTGGGAAGCCATGGCCCCGATGCCAGTAGCTGTCCTTCATCCGGCTGTTGCCGTTAAAGATCAAAGAATCTACGTTTTTGGAGGGGAGGATGCAAAGCAATACCCGGTCAGGCTCATTCAG GTTTACCACATGACTCGAAATCTGTGGCACCGCTTAGAAACAAGAACGGTGAAGAACGTGTATGCACCAGCAGCTGTCCTCGATGACCGAATCTTCATTGTTGGAG GCTACACAAGGAGAATGATTGCCTACGACCCGAAGACAAACACATTTACAAACTGTGCCAGCCTGAAGGAGAGACGGATGCATCATGGAGCCACCGTCATTGATAACAAACTCTACATTACTGGCGGACGATTCGTTACCAGTTTCAATGTCATTCAGGATTCAGACTGTGTAGACTGCTATGATCCTAAAACGGACTGCTGGTCCTCTAAGGGGAGACTACCGTACAAAGTTTTCGACCACGGAGTCCATGCTTTCCCGAGAGTGGGCGGTGAAGAAACTCCAGTTTGA
- the LOC114663817 gene encoding LOW QUALITY PROTEIN: adrenocorticotropic hormone receptor-like (The sequence of the model RefSeq protein was modified relative to this genomic sequence to represent the inferred CDS: deleted 1 base in 1 codon), with protein sequence MDSNRNTSIGATTSDCEEVKIPEEIFFTITVISLSENLLIVLAVIKNKNLHSPMNCFICSLAFSNLISTVAKTCENIMISHLDPKGETEKKVDDIIDALLCMSFLGSISNLLAIAVDRYITIFHALRYHHLMTMKRASVILAGIWLFCAVNGMVLVFFSYVTFILIFFILLYVVSLLLILVLYVRMFLLAQAHARTIASLPGQRVYQTMNAKGTITLTILLGVFIVCWSPFFFHLIIMLVCPFNPYCECYRSLFQVNLLFMMLNAVIDPLIYAFRSAELRSTFRNMLCLSRTRLCP encoded by the exons ATGGACTCGAACAGAAACACCTCCATCGGCGCCACCACCAGCGACTGTGAAGAAGTGAAAATCCCGGAGGAAATATTTTTCACAATCACCGTGATAAGCTTAAGTGAAAATCTGCTGATTGTTCTTGCTGTGAttaagaacaaaaacctgcactcCCCCATGAACTGCTTTATTTGTAGCTTAGCATTTTCAAATCTAATTTCGACTGTGGCGAAAACCTGTGAGAACATCATGATCAGCCACTTGGATCCCAAGGGGGAAACTGAGAAGAAGGTGGACGATATTATCGACGCCCTGCTTTGTATGTCCTTCCTGGGTTCAATTTCAAATTTATTGGCTATTGCTGTAGATCGATATATTACGATTTTCCACGCCCTAAGGTACCACCACTTAATGACCATGAAGAGAGCGTCCGTGATTCTAGCCGGAATATGGCTCTTCTGTGCAGTCAATGGGATGGTGCTGGTG TTTTTTTCCTacgtgacttttattttgattttcttcataCTTCTATATGTGGTGTCTTTGCtactcattttggttctgtacgttcgAATGTTTCTGTTGGCACAAGCTCATGCCAGGACAATTGCTTCTCTTCCAGGCCAAAGGGTTTATCAAACGATGAACGCAAAAGGAACCATAACGCTCACCATCCTTTTGGGCGTTTTCATTGTCTGCTGGTCTCCATTTTTCTTCCACCTAATTATTATGCTGGTGTGCCCGTTCAACCCATACTGTGAGTGCTACAGGTcgctctttcaagtgaatctcctgTTCATGATGTTGAATGCGGTAATTGACCCTCTCATATATGCCTTTCGAAGTGCTGAACTGAGGAGCACCTTCAGAAATATGTTGTGCCTGTCAAGAACGCGCTTGTGTCCATGA